GGCCTCGCGGCTGAGCAGTCGCTGCTGGCTCTCCTGGGTGAAGGAGGCCGTGTAGCGCGCCGGAGCGAGGCTCCGGGCGGACTCCTGGTGCGGCTGGAGCGTGCCCAGGCCCACGTCGATGGAGACGGCGCAGCCATGCTCCACCACGGCCCGCCAGGCGGAGGCGGAGGCCAGCAGCGCCACCTGAGGCCCATCCGCCAGCAGGAGCGAGCCTTCCTTGGGTGGCCAGGGCTCCACCGCCTCTCGCTCGAGCGCCGCCAGTCGCCGGTAGGCATCCGCCGGTCGCAGGTGCACCACCCCCCGCAGCAGCCGCCCCTGCCGGGCGAAGCGGCTGGCCTCCAGGCCCTGCTCGGAGATCAGCAGCAGCGTGCGCAGGGTGAGGAGCGCGGCCTGCTCGAAGTGGCGAGCGGCGTGCAGCCCGGTCACCAGCGATGTGAGTTCCTCGGACATCCCCTTCCTCCCGACGGCCCTCCCAGGAAAGGGAGGAGCCCCGGGATGTGACCACAGCTCCCACGGCCCGTCGCGGAAGGAATGGATCAGTTCATGTCCGTGCGGGTGTGTGGCTGGAGGAGTTTGTGGAGCCTGGCTCGGGCGTCATGCAGGCGTTTGGACACCGTTCCCACCGGGAGACCGAGCGAGCGCGCGATGTCCTGGTACTTCTTGCCCGCCGCGTGCAGCTCGAAGGTGGTGCGCAGCTTCGGGCTCAGGCCACTCAGGGCCTGGGCGAACTGCTCGTTCGTGAGCACGTCGTAGGCGGGGCGCGCGGAGGACTCGGGCTCCTCGGTGAACTCGCGCCGCAGGTGCGGATCCTTGGCCCAGTGCGCCCGGACCTTTCGTCTCCGGCACTGATCATAGAAGAGGCGGGTGAGGGTGGTGCTCAGCCACGTCTCGCAGGCGTATCCGTTGGGAGGAACCTCCGCCTTCTCGAACGCCTGGAGGAAGCGCAGGAGGACTTCCTGCGCCAGGTCCTCCGCGTCATTCACATCGCCACACACGTTCCGGGCCTGGGCCACGAGCCAGCTCCTGTACCGCACGGCGAACGCCCCGCTCCCGCTCTCGTACTGCGTCCTGCTGCTGTGAATGCTGTGGGTGCCTGTCATCGAGGGATTCATCGACGGCGGCATTGAGCATCGGCCGTGCCATCCATCCGCACGGGGCCCGGTGGGCCCGAGGGCCCCAGACACGGCGGCAAAATGCAGCGCGGGCGTGGATGGATGCGGACTGCTGTAAGAAGGGAGAAGTTCTGCTTCCAGCTCGAGGCGGATGCCGCGTGGAGCGGACACGCGGCTGCGTGGTGGCATCACGCGGCGGCAGCTCCTCCGCGGGGCAGGCATCCAGCCACAAAAAGAGAGCGCGCCGGAGCTCCCTTGGAAGCCCCGGCGCGCCCGGACTCACGTGCTGCGTTCCCCCTGCTTTACGGCGCCTGGTTGTTCTCCACGGTGACGTTCAGCGTCATGTCGTCCGTGGAGAAGGCCTCCGCGGTCTTGATGTAGAGGTGCAGCGGTCCCGTCCCGTCCCTGGCCACGATCGCCGTGGTGGTGCCGCTGCCGTCGAGGTCGTCGTTGTCGCAGGACTGCTCCTCGTAGAGCCAGCCGTAGGCATGTGACTTGACGGTGACGTTGTCGGTCTGCAGGGACACGACCACGGTCACGGTGGCGCGCACCTCGTTCTCCACGCACATCGAGTGGGTGAAGGAGGCCACCGGATTCTGCGGGTTGACGTGGAGGACCTCATCGATCCAGAGGGTCTTCCGCTCATCCTCGACGTCGTCCTCCAGCGCATCCAGCCGACCGTGGACACGGACCGCGCGGTAGTACTCGGGGTGCGGCGTGGGGCCCGACTGCGGCGTGACGATGACGTCACGCGTGTACGTGGTGTTGTAGGTGCGGCCGTGGCCGTCGCTCAGCGCGGTGATCTTGAGCTTCTTGGTGCCGGCCGTCGTCCACGTGTAGCGCTTGTCGAAGGCCTGGTCGAACTGGACGCCAGTGAAGGTCTCGGTCGCGCCATCCCAGTCCAGCTGGTAGTGGATGGTGTTGTTCAGCAGCAGCCCCTCCGGGGCCGCCCGCTCGTTGTCCTTCTGGAACGGGAAGCAGGGGCGCATCTGGATGCTGTACCCGGTGATGTCGTGCTGCCCCGTGCTCGAGGGCCCCCGGATCATCGGCTCGAAGGGCGTCCACCGCCCCGCCGCTGGGGGCACCAGGTTCTTGAAGTAGATGTGCTGCCTGCCGGTGGAGAAGACGTCGGTCCACTCCTTCCGACCGATCACCAGGGCGCCGACCTCGGCGGTGACGTTGAGGCGCCAGTTCAGATCGAAGTACCCGCCCTGGACGAGCTCCTCGGCGCCATCGCCGTCGGCATCGCCGCAGTTGTAGCCGTTGTAGCCCCACAGGTCCGCGTCCAGGTAGGGACGCACGCCCACCTGCGCGTACACCGCATCGAAGATGCCGGCGCGCACGGCGGCCTGGACCCACACGGACGGCTGGATGCGGCCCTGGATGCTGGCCGTGACGGGCGTCTCGTCCGAGGGCGCCGGCTTGCCGAAGGTCGTCTCGGAGGTGCAGCCGTCGAAGGTGCACAGGGCCGTGTACTTCACCGAGGCGCTCTTCTCGGCGGTGTAGCTGATCTCCCCGGTGACGCTCGTCTGCACGTCGACGCCCGCGGTGAGCGGCAGGCTGATGTCGATGGGGATCGCCACGGGGCCCACCGGGATGGGGATGATGCCCAGCGTCGGACGGGCGATGGGGAACTGCCACGTCTTCGAGGTGGAGATGCTGCCCTGCAGGGTGGCGCCGTAGTTGAGCCCGCCCTCGGCCACGAGCTTGAGGTAGTTGAGATCGAAGCCTGCCGTGACGCAGCCGAAGAACAGGAACGGCTTGCGGATCTTCAGCACCTGCACCTCGGCATCCGCCTTCGCCGTGATGTCGCCCTTCGTGGTGAGGCTGCCCGTCATGCCCCCGTCCAGGTCCTTCTTGAGGGCGAGCGGCTTGTAGAAGTTGAACGTCTTGGTCTGCGTCCCGAGCGTGTCCGGGCACCCGTCACCGCCGGCCCGCATCGTGGGCTCCATCGGCTCCAGGATGGACTGCAGGTAGGGCGTGGGCGAGCCCTGCTGCTCGGAGAGGGCCAGCTCGTCGAGCACCTTCTTGTTGAGGAAGAAGACCGTCGTCTTGTTGGCGGAGATCGCCGCCAGGTCCTGGCGGAGCTCCTCGGACACCGGCACGTGGGCGATGCCCGTGTCGTCACCCACCACGTACATGTTCGAGTCGTACGCGGGCAGCTCGTCCGTGTTGGCGCCGCTGACGTTGAGGAGCTCCCAGCCGGTGCCCTGGTCGAGGAGGACCTTCACCTGGGCGGCGGAGAACACCTCGGCGGAGGCCTGGTCGGTGTTGCTGAGGCCGCCGGACACGAGCACGCGGCCGTTGCTCAGCAGCGTGGCCGTGTGCTGGTAGCGCGCCACCCCCATCGTGGGCATGACGTCCCACACGCCGCGGACCGGATCGTAGAGCTCGGCGAAGCCCTGGATGCCGGCGTAGCCGTCATAGCCGCCCGTCACGAGCACGCGGCCGTTGGCCAGCAGCGTGGCCGTGTGCTGGCGGCGGGCCTTGTTCATGGGGCTGGTGGAGGACCAGGTCTGCGTGGCCGGGTCGAACAGCTCGGCGCGGGTGGAGGGCTCGCCGTCCGCGGCGCCGCCCGTCACCAGCACCTGCCCGTTGGCCAGCAGCGTCGCCGTGTGGCGCGAGCGGGCCGTGCCCAGGCTCCCCACGCTCGTCCACGTGCCCGTGGCGGGGTCGAACAGCTCGGAGGAGCTCAGCGCGCCCGAGGTACCCTCACCGCCGGTGAGCAGCACCTGGCCGGAGGAGAGCAGCGTGGCCGTGTGCTGGCTGCGCGCCGCGCTCGGGGAGGCCACGGCCGTCCACGTGCCCGTGGAGGGATCGTACAGCTCGGTCGAGCCCAGCACGGTGCCGCCATGCTCGCCGTCCCAGCCGCCCGTCACGAGCACCCGGCCGTCCTGCAGCAGGGTGGCGGAGTGGTGGTAGCGCGCGGTGGCCATCGCGCCAGTCGCCGTCCACGTGCCCGTGGCGGGATCGAACAGCGACGCGGTGATGCCCAGATCGTTGCCGCCGGTGACGAGCACCTTGCCGTTGGTCAGCAGCGTGGCCCTGGCGTGGCGGTAGTTGGCGGGGGCGTCGCCCGTGCTGCTCCAGGTCCCCGTGGCCGGATCGTAGAGCTCGGCGGTGGGGTTGTAGCCGCCCAGGACGAGGACGCGGCCGTCCTGCAGGCGGGTCGCGGTCTGCTGCAGGTGGGCCGAGGCGAGGTTGCTCGTTCGCGTCCAGCCCGTCTCCTCCGAGGTCGTCACGGTGCCCAGGGCCTGGGTCTGGGACTTCGGAGAGGCCAGCGCCGCGGTGGGCTCCTCGGCTTTCTGGAAACTCGAGTCCTCGCAGCCGCTGGCCAGCAGCAGCGCGAGGGCTCCAAACTTCAGGGTTCGCTTCACGATGTCTTCTCCACGATGGGTGCGGATGCTCCGCCGCAGGGGGGCCTGCTCAGTGGCTGGCCTGCGCGGCGGACGTGGAGAAAAACGCGCTCGTGAGCGTTTGTTACCTGGGCGGATTTTCCCGGCATTGGGGGCTCGAGGAGGACACGCGACGCGCGTGCCTCCCACGAGCCCCGCTCCTACCGAGCCGGGATCACGGCCCCGAGCACTTCACCGGGCCACGCGAGCCCTTGAAGAAGTACGCGTAGAGATCCGGCGAGAGCGAGAAGTTGCACGTGTTCATGGCCTCCGGATCGACGTCGGGGTGGGTCTGGAGATAGCGGGCGATGTAGTCACGCACGCCGTCCGCCGAGGTCCACAGCACCTTGCCCTCCTTGAACATGGAGTAGCCGCCACCGCCACCGGCCCGGTAGTTGTTGATGGCGATGCGGAAGACCTGGCTGTCGGTGACGTCCAGCCCGTTGAACTTCAGCCGGGTCAGCCGCGAGCCCACGGGTCTGGAGATGTCGTACGCGTAGTCGATCCGCGAGTAGAGATCCCAGTTGTAGTTCTGCACGGTGGCCACCTTCGCCGTCTCGGGCTTGGAAGGGTCGGGCGGGGCGCTGGCGTTCCACTGGAGGAAGTACTGGGCGTTGTGCTCCAGCGCGCGGCGGAGGATGGAGCCGTTGATCTCCATCACGTACAGCGTGTTGTCGTAGATGTAGATGCTGTACGCGTCGCGCAGGGTGATGTTGCCGGCGGGCAGCATTCCGTCATCGGTGAAGAGGGCGGCGAGCGAGAAGTCCACCGGGTGGCCGTTCTCCTCGGCGGCCTCCTCCTGGACGGTGTTGATGAGGTCGGCCAGGGCATTGTCCACGTAGCGGGCGGCATAACCTCCGGGGAACGGCGCGCGCGTGGAGCCGATCCGGGCGTTCACGTACGAGAGCGTCGTCTCGTGCTGGCTCCGGGTGAGCTCGGCCACCTGGGGATCCATCGCGACAGCGGCGGTCACCGCGTGCAGCCGCGAGTCCTTGCCGTCCACGGTCCAGTGGCCCTCCTGGTAGACGAGGGAGAGATCCACCTGGCCCAGGTGACTGCCCCAGCGGTTGGGCTGGATGAGCAGCACGTCCTGACCCTGGGTGTTCTTCAGCAGCATCTTCGGGATGGGCTGGTGGGTGTGGCCCGTGAGCATCACGTCGATGCCTTCGACCTGCTGGGCGATCTGCACCGCCTCGTTCTCGCCCGGCAGGCTGCCGCGGTCGGCCCACTTCGTGGTGTCAGAGTAGTCCTCGAGCCAGGATGCCGGATTCGACGCACTGCCCGTGGGCTGCTTGTCCGGGCCGCTGTGGATGGCCACGACGACGATGTCGGCCCCCTCCTTTCGCAGCTTCGGCACATAGACTCGAGCCGTCTCCAGCGGATCATCGAAGCGCAGGCCAGGGATGTTCTCCGGGCGCTCCCAGGTCGTCACGCCCGGCGTCACCATGCCGAGCACGCCCACCTTCACCCCGCACACGTCCTTGATGACGAAGGGAGGGAAGGCCTCGCTGCCGTCGGCGCTCTTGCGCACGTTGGCGCCGAGGACGGGGAAGTCCACCTCGCCCCTGAACTTGTTGAGGACGTCGAGGCCGTAGTTGAACTCATGGTTGCCGAGCGCCATCACGTCATACCGCAGCTCGTTCATGGCCACCGCCATGGGGTGCTTGGGGGCGTTGTCCACCAGGGCGTAGTAGGTGCCCAGGGGTGTTCCCTGGATGGTGTCCCCGGTGTCGATGAGCAGGTTGCAGTCGGGGTTCTCCTCCCGGGCCTGTTTGACGAGCGTGGCCACCTTGGCCAGGCCCCGCTGCGCATCCGCGGTCCCGGTGAAGTAGTCCCAGGGATGGATGTTGGTGTGCAGATCGCTGGTCTGGAGCAGCCGCACCGTGCGCGGCGAGGTGTCCACCGGCGGCTGCGGCTCTGGGTCGTCGCAGGCGGTCAGCTGGAGGAGGGCGCAGGAGCCCAGGAGGGAGAGCCAGGCTGCGCGGCGAGGAGTTGCGAGGGGAGACATGGAAGAAGGGACCTCGGAAAAGAGATGCCCGGGAGACGGATTCCCGGGCGCGCGACCCTACTACTCCGGGGAGACATCCCCAGGACGATCGTCTCAGGGCGAGTACAGCTCTCCGGCCGTCGCGTAGTCGAGGTTCTTGCCCGTGTAGCCGCCGACGATCAGGGCCTGCTGGGAGGAGAGCACGGCGATGGGCCTGTCCCGAGGCCAGTTCATGAAGTCGGTGGCCGTCCAGGTATTGGCGGCCGGGTCGTACAACTCGGCCGAGGTGACGGGGGTGCCGCTGCGGCCTCCCGCGACGAGGACCTTGCCCGAGGGCAGGAGCACGGCGGCGTGCTGCATGCGCGACACCACCATGGCGCCGGCGGGAGCCCAGGAGTTGGTGGCCGGATCGTACAGCTCCGAGGAGGCCAGGGTCGACGCGCCAGACCCGCCGGTGACGAGGAGCTTTCCCGAGGGCAGCAGGGTGGCCGTGTGCCCGGAGCGGGCCGTGGCCATGGGCGCGGCGGGGGACCAGGAGCGGTTGGTCGGGTCGTACAGCACCGCGGAGGCGGTGGCGACGGTGTCGACGACGCCGCCGGTCACGAGCACCTTCCCCGAGGGCAGGAGGGTGGCCGTATGGAGATCGCGAGGCGCGGTCAGGGCTGCGGCGGGGGACCAGGTGTTGGTGGCCGGGTCATATTCCTCCGCGGTGGCGCGCCCGACGCCCGCGACGACGAGGACCTTGCCGGAGGAGAGCAGGGTGGCCGTGTGCCCCTGGCGAGCCGTGGCCATGGAGCCGGCGGCGGACCAGGTGTTGGTGGCCGGGTCGTACAACTCCGCGGAGGCGTGGACCGTCGTGCTGCTGGAGGCATCCACTCCACCGGCGACGAGCACCTTGCCCGAGGAGAGGAGGGTGGCCGTGTGCTCGTAGCGGGGCACGGACAGGGGCGCGGCGGCGGACCAGGAGTGAGTGGCCGGGTCATACAGCTCGGTGGAGGAGAGATACTCGAGGTCCGTCCGGGTGATGAGGCCTCCGGTGATGAGCACCTTGCCGGAAGGGAGCGCCGTCGCGGTGAGCCCCGTGCGCGGCGTGCCCAGGGGCCCTGTGGCTACCCATGCGCAGGTCGGCAGCTGGGCGAAGGCGAACGACGTCGACGTCGAGAGCTCGTAGGCGTTGGTGACGACCACGGTGACGGTCGGGGCGCCGCCACAGGAGGTCAGCGTCCAGTCGACCTTGCTGCGGGTGGCGGTCGTCTCACGCTCCACGATCGAGCCCGAGGTGGCACTCCAGGTGAAGGTCAGCGCGCTGTTCTGCGGGTCGCTGGCCGTGACCTCGAAGGTCACGGTCTTGCCGGGGGCAGTCGTGGTGGCGGATTGGAGGACCTCGGTGAAGGTGGGAGGCTTCCGCTCGCCCGTGGGGGGACCTCCAGGGTTGTCCGGGCCATCCGGCGGCGTGTTGCTGTCGCTGCCACAGGCGGTGAAGGAGAGCAGCAGCGCAGCGAATGGGAGGAAGAAGTGCCTGGGGAGGGGTCTGCGCATGGCCTGGTTCCGTTCGGGTGGGGCTCGGGGAGCGATCCCGTCTCGACGAGCTGAGGTATACCCACTATTAACCTGCCCGGGCCGGGTCCACAGGGACCCGAGCTCCAGGCAATCCGTCGGCCGTTTCTCCGAGACGCGTGGAAACAGGGAACCCTCATGGCTGGTAGCAACCTGCTGACTCTGATCGATGACATCGCCAGCTTGCTGGACGACGTCGCCGCGATGACCAAGGTCGCGACCAAGAAGACCGCCGGCGTCCTGGGGGACGATCTGGCGCTGAACGCCCAGCAGGTTGCGGGCGTGAAGGTTGACCGCGAGCTGCCCGTCGTCTGGGCGGTGGCGAAGGGCTCGCTGGTCAACAAGGCGATCCTGGTGCCCGCCGCGCTGGCCATCAGCACGCTGGCGCCCTGGGCCATCATTCCGCTGCTGATGGTGGGCGGCGCCTTCCTCTGCTTCGAGGGCTTCGAGAAGCTGGCCCACAAGTTCCTGCACGGGAAGGAAGAGGACGAGGCCCACCACGGGGAGCTCGTCCAGGCCGTCGCCGACCCTGCGGTCGATCTGGTCGCCTTCGAGAAGGAGAAGATCAAGGGTGCGGTGCGCACCGACTTCATCCTCTCGGCGGAGATCGTCGTCATCTCGCTGGGCACGGTGGCCGCGGCGACCTTCGGTCAGCGAGTGGCGGTGCTGGTGGGCATCGCCCTCATCATGACCGTCGGCGTGTACGGCCTGGTCGCCGGCATCGTGAAGATCGACGACGCGGGGCTCTACCTCAGCCAGAAGCCGAGCAGCTTCGCGCGCACGGTGGGCCGAGGGCTGCTGGCGGCCGCTCCCGTCCTGATGAAGGGGCTGTCCATCGCCGGCACGGCGGCCATGTTCATGGTGGGCGGCGGAATTCTCACCCACGGCATTCCCGCGCTGCATCACCTCAGCGAGGGCATTGCCCATGGGGTGGCAGGCGTGCCGGGAATCGGAGGCGTGCTGGCGGCGGTGGCGCCGACGCTGGTGGATGCGCTGGCCGGGATTGTGGCCGGGGCGCTCATCCTGCTGGTGGTGACGGTGGGCAAGCGCATCTACCAGGCGGTCACCGCGAAGAAGCCCGCCGCGTAGGGCCTCGTCGCCAGCGGCCGCTGAAGCGGGGAGCCACGCCCTCCCGCCCCCGCGCCTCGGTGGAAATCCCGAGGCGAGGGGAGGGGACTGCGAGTGGGCCCTCCCGGATTCGAACCGGGGACCAATCGGTTATGAGCCGACAGCTCTGACCGCTGAGCTAAGGGCCCTTCTGAAACGACGACGGGCGACGGGATGGATATCCCGCCGCCCGTAGCACTGACAAGGGGCTCCGGCTCCCTCGGGAGCCGGGCTCACCGCCGCAGGCTCAGCTCTCCACGAAGGAGCGCAGGCGCTTGGAGCGGCTGGGGTGGCGCAGCTTGCGCAGCGCCTTGGCCTCGATCTGACGGATGCGCTCGCGCGTCACCTCGAAGTCCTGACCCACCTCCTCCAGCGTGTGGTCGCTCTTCTCGCCGATGCCGAAGCGCATGCGCAGCACCTTCTCCTCGCGCGGCGTCAGCGTGGCCAGCACCTTGCGGGTCTGCTCCGCCAGGTTCATGTTGATGACCGCGTCCGCCGGCGACACCAGGCTCTTGTCCTCGATGAAGTCGCCCAGGTGGCTGTCCTCCTCCTCGCCGATCGGCGTCTCCAGGGAGATGGGCTCCTTGGCGATCTTCAGGACCTTGCGCACCTTGTCGAGCGGCAGCTCCATCTTCTCCGCGATCTCCTCGGGCGTCGGCTCGCGGCCGATCTCCTGCACCAGGTAGCGGCTGGTGCGGATGAGCTTGTTGATCGTCTCGATCATGTGCACCGGGATGCGGATGGTGCGGGCCTGATCCGCGATGGCGCGCGTGATGGCCTGCCGGATCCACCACGTGGCGTACGTGGAGAACTTGTAGCCGCGCTTGTACTCGAACTTGTCCACCGCCTTCATCAGGCCGATGTTGCCCTCCTGGATGAGGTCCAGGAACTGCAGGCCGCGGTTGGTGTACTTCTTCGCGATGGACACCACCAGGCGCAGGTTGGCCTCCACCAGCTCGCTCTTGGCGCGCTCGGCCCGCTTCTCGCCCAGGCGGATGGCGTCGTAGTTGCGCCGCAGCGCCTCGACGGGGAGGTTGGCCTCCTCCTCCACCTTCTTGATCTTCCGCACCGCCGTGCGCACGTCGCGGTCCAGCGCCTCGAGCTGCTCCGGCGTGAAGTTCAGCTGCTTCTGCAGCTTCTTGGCCGTGTTCGGGTTCTCGCGCGCCTCCTTCAGCTGAGGCCGCAGCTCCTTCATGTTCACCGCGTTGCGGCGCTCGATGTCCCGCAGCTCCTCCTCGGCCTTGTCCACGCGCTCGATGAGCTGGCGCAGGTTGAGGACGATGCGGTCCACCTGCTTCTTGTTGAGGCGCATCTCCTCCAGGACCTCCATCATCTTGGTCCGGAGATCCTTCACCTCCTGCTTCACTTCCTTCTTCTTGACGTCGGTGAGCTTCTTCTTGCCGCCGAGGTCCTCCTCCAGGACCTCGCAGTCCTTGGCGAACTTGCGGAAGCGCTCGATCTGCTTGTTGATCTGCTCGATCTTGTTGAGCTCGCTCTGGGCCAGCTGCTGGGGCTGCTCACCCTCGACGCCCTCCTCGGGAGCGTCCTCGGCACCCTCGGCCTGAGCCTCCTCGGGCGCGTCCTTGATGACGTCGCGCACGCGCAGCTTGCCCGTCTTCAGCTTGTTGCCGATGTCGAGGATCTCCGCCACCGCGACGCGGCAGGCCAGCAGCGCGCGGAGCACTTCCTTCTCGCCCTCCTCGATGCGCTTGGCGATCTCCACCTCACCCTCGCGGGTGAGGAGGCTCACGCTGCCCATCTTGCGCAGGTACAGGCGGACCGGATCGTTCGACTTGCCACCCGGCTCGTCGTCCTCGTCCTGCTCCTCCTCGTCGGACTCCTGCTTGTTCTCTTCCTCGACGGCGACGGTGGGCTTGATCTCGTTGGACTGCGCCTGCTTCTGCGCGTCGACGATCTCGATGTCGTTGTCGCCGAACATGCTCATCACGTCGTCGATCTGATCGGACGACACGATGTCCGCGGGCAGCGCGTCATTCACCTCGTCATAGGTGAGGAAGCCCTTCTCGCGCCCCGCGGCCAGCAGGTCCTTCACTTCCTTGCGCTCGGCGATGGCCTCCTCTTCGACCTCGTCCTCCACCGCGTCGGGATCGACGTGGACGGCGGCGGCGGCCTCTTCCGCGGCCTCCTCGGGATCGATGTCGTCGGCGGAAGCCTCGGTGGTGCTCTTGCGCTTCTTGAGCTTCTCCGTGGCGGTGGCGACGGCCTCCGCGCGCTCCTCGGCAATGGCGGCCGCAGCCTTCGCTGCACCCTTCGCCGCCGCGGCACTGTCCGCCCCCGTCTTCTTCTTGCGGATCATCGGATCCACCTTCTTCTTGGGCTTCACGGACCCCTTCGAGGGCTTCTGCGTCGGCATTCGGGTACTTCTCCTTAGAAAACAGGTGCTTGGCCTGGAGCGAGCCGGCCGATCTACCGCAAAGTGCTAGAAAGTTACAAACGCGAACTCAAACCGGTTGCAGAGGGGCCTTTGTTCCCGGCACCGAGGGGCGGAGTTCTTCCTTGATGCGCTTCTGCAGGGACACCAGCGCGGTGCGTTCCACCAGCAGCCTCTTCGTCTCCTCCGTGAGATCGGACGCACCCAGCGTCTGCTTCGTGGCCTTCTCAATATAACGGAGCTGCTCCTCGACTCGCCGCAGCGTCAGCTTCCGACACACCGTGAGGAAGGCCTGTTCCAGCGCGGCGCCGCCCTCGGGGAGCTGGCGCAGGGCCACCTCGATGGCGCGCTTCACCGGCTCGGCGGCCTCGAAGAGCGCATCCTCCGTCCCGCTGCCCGAGGTCGCCTGCGCCAGGAGCACGCGCAGTCCGGTGTGGGATAGTTCATCACACGCCCGGTACGGGTCTCTCGCCAGGAGGCGTGGCTCGCGCAGGGCGGCGGCGACGTAGAAGGCCTCCATGGCGTCCGGAGGGCGCGTCGGAGCGGGCTGGGCGGGCGCGGCGGGCCGCTGCTGGGCGCTGGCGGCTCCCTGGGGGGCCGGAGGCGCCGCGGGCTTGGGAACAGGCTTCGCGGGGCGCAGGGCGGCTTCCAGGTCTCCCACGGGCAGGCCGAAGTGGCCGCCCACGGCGTTGAGGAAGGCCGAGCGGACCAGGCCCATGGGGAGCAGGGCTGTCATCGGCTTCAGCCGCTCGAGCGCCGCCATCTTTTCCTCGAAGCTCGCCTGGGCCCCATGGGGCAGGACGGTGGCGAAGATGTGGGAAGTCAGTGGCTGGGCGCCCTGGAGGAGCCGCTCCACTCCGTCTGCCCCTTCTCGACGCGCGAAGGTATCGGGATCATCCCCCTGCGGCAGCAGGGCCACTCGGGCGGCTGCTCCGGCAGCGAGCAGGGGACCGGCAAGCCGCTCGACGGCATTGAGGCCGGCCTGATCCCCGTCCAGCAGGAGGACGAGCTGCTGGGCCTCGGTGCGGCGCAGCAGCTGGAGGTGGCCGGGGGTGATGGCGGTGGAGCACAGGGCCACCGCGTTGCGCACCCCCACCTGGTGCAGGCCGATGCAGTCGAAGTAGCCCTCCACGAGGATGGCCGTCTTGCGCCGGCGGATCTCGTCGCGGGCCTGATCCATGCCGTAGAGCGTGTCGCTCTTGTTGTAGAGCCGGGACTCCTTGGAGTTGAGGTACTTGGGGCCCTCTTCCACGCCCAGCAGGCGACCGCCGAAGGCGATGGGGCGGCCCTCGGGGGCGCGGATGGGGACCATCACCCGGCTGCGGAAGAAGTCGTAGTAGCCGTCGGAGTTGTGGCGGCGCTGCACGAGGCCGGCGTTCACGCCCCACTCCGTCATGCCGTTCTTGGTGAGCTTGTCGGCCAGCAGGCTCCAGGCGTTGGGCGCCCAGCCGAGCCCGAAGGCGTGGGCCGTCTCCTCGGAGACGCCGCGGTTGGCCAGGTACTGGCGGGCGGTGCGGCCCTCGTCCTGCCAGAGCATGGCGCGGAAGTGCTCGGCGGCCAGATCCGTCACCTCCTTGAGCTGCTGGCGCTCCCTGGCGGTGGGGTCCTGGGCGGCCTCGATGTCCACCCCCACCTCGCGGGCCAGATCCTTCACCGCGT
This DNA window, taken from Hyalangium gracile, encodes the following:
- a CDS encoding RNA polymerase sigma factor, producing the protein MPAPRRSCRRVMPPRSRVSAPRGIRLELEAELLPSYSSPHPSTPALHFAAVSGALGPTGPRADGWHGRCSMPPSMNPSMTGTHSIHSSRTQYESGSGAFAVRYRSWLVAQARNVCGDVNDAEDLAQEVLLRFLQAFEKAEVPPNGYACETWLSTTLTRLFYDQCRRRKVRAHWAKDPHLRREFTEEPESSARPAYDVLTNEQFAQALSGLSPKLRTTFELHAAGKKYQDIARSLGLPVGTVSKRLHDARARLHKLLQPHTRTDMN
- a CDS encoding Kelch repeat-containing protein, producing the protein MKRTLKFGALALLLASGCEDSSFQKAEEPTAALASPKSQTQALGTVTTSEETGWTRTSNLASAHLQQTATRLQDGRVLVLGGYNPTAELYDPATGTWSSTGDAPANYRHARATLLTNGKVLVTGGNDLGITASLFDPATGTWTATGAMATARYHHSATLLQDGRVLVTGGWDGEHGGTVLGSTELYDPSTGTWTAVASPSAARSQHTATLLSSGQVLLTGGEGTSGALSSSELFDPATGTWTSVGSLGTARSRHTATLLANGQVLVTGGAADGEPSTRAELFDPATQTWSSTSPMNKARRQHTATLLANGRVLVTGGYDGYAGIQGFAELYDPVRGVWDVMPTMGVARYQHTATLLSNGRVLVSGGLSNTDQASAEVFSAAQVKVLLDQGTGWELLNVSGANTDELPAYDSNMYVVGDDTGIAHVPVSEELRQDLAAISANKTTVFFLNKKVLDELALSEQQGSPTPYLQSILEPMEPTMRAGGDGCPDTLGTQTKTFNFYKPLALKKDLDGGMTGSLTTKGDITAKADAEVQVLKIRKPFLFFGCVTAGFDLNYLKLVAEGGLNYGATLQGSISTSKTWQFPIARPTLGIIPIPVGPVAIPIDISLPLTAGVDVQTSVTGEISYTAEKSASVKYTALCTFDGCTSETTFGKPAPSDETPVTASIQGRIQPSVWVQAAVRAGIFDAVYAQVGVRPYLDADLWGYNGYNCGDADGDGAEELVQGGYFDLNWRLNVTAEVGALVIGRKEWTDVFSTGRQHIYFKNLVPPAAGRWTPFEPMIRGPSSTGQHDITGYSIQMRPCFPFQKDNERAAPEGLLLNNTIHYQLDWDGATETFTGVQFDQAFDKRYTWTTAGTKKLKITALSDGHGRTYNTTYTRDVIVTPQSGPTPHPEYYRAVRVHGRLDALEDDVEDERKTLWIDEVLHVNPQNPVASFTHSMCVENEVRATVTVVVSLQTDNVTVKSHAYGWLYEEQSCDNDDLDGSGTTTAIVARDGTGPLHLYIKTAEAFSTDDMTLNVTVENNQAP
- a CDS encoding bifunctional metallophosphatase/5'-nucleotidase, which produces MSPLATPRRAAWLSLLGSCALLQLTACDDPEPQPPVDTSPRTVRLLQTSDLHTNIHPWDYFTGTADAQRGLAKVATLVKQAREENPDCNLLIDTGDTIQGTPLGTYYALVDNAPKHPMAVAMNELRYDVMALGNHEFNYGLDVLNKFRGEVDFPVLGANVRKSADGSEAFPPFVIKDVCGVKVGVLGMVTPGVTTWERPENIPGLRFDDPLETARVYVPKLRKEGADIVVVAIHSGPDKQPTGSASNPASWLEDYSDTTKWADRGSLPGENEAVQIAQQVEGIDVMLTGHTHQPIPKMLLKNTQGQDVLLIQPNRWGSHLGQVDLSLVYQEGHWTVDGKDSRLHAVTAAVAMDPQVAELTRSQHETTLSYVNARIGSTRAPFPGGYAARYVDNALADLINTVQEEAAEENGHPVDFSLAALFTDDGMLPAGNITLRDAYSIYIYDNTLYVMEINGSILRRALEHNAQYFLQWNASAPPDPSKPETAKVATVQNYNWDLYSRIDYAYDISRPVGSRLTRLKFNGLDVTDSQVFRIAINNYRAGGGGGYSMFKEGKVLWTSADGVRDYIARYLQTHPDVDPEAMNTCNFSLSPDLYAYFFKGSRGPVKCSGP
- a CDS encoding Kelch repeat-containing protein — protein: MRRPLPRHFFLPFAALLLSFTACGSDSNTPPDGPDNPGGPPTGERKPPTFTEVLQSATTTAPGKTVTFEVTASDPQNSALTFTWSATSGSIVERETTATRSKVDWTLTSCGGAPTVTVVVTNAYELSTSTSFAFAQLPTCAWVATGPLGTPRTGLTATALPSGKVLITGGLITRTDLEYLSSTELYDPATHSWSAAAPLSVPRYEHTATLLSSGKVLVAGGVDASSSTTVHASAELYDPATNTWSAAGSMATARQGHTATLLSSGKVLVVAGVGRATAEEYDPATNTWSPAAALTAPRDLHTATLLPSGKVLVTGGVVDTVATASAVLYDPTNRSWSPAAPMATARSGHTATLLPSGKLLVTGGSGASTLASSELYDPATNSWAPAGAMVVSRMQHAAVLLPSGKVLVAGGRSGTPVTSAELYDPAANTWTATDFMNWPRDRPIAVLSSQQALIVGGYTGKNLDYATAGELYSP